The Afipia massiliensis genome has a segment encoding these proteins:
- a CDS encoding pyridoxal-phosphate-dependent aminotransferase family protein has protein sequence MSNASVHTGRHFLQIPGPTNVPDRVLRAMDMPTIDHRGPEFAQLGLDVIEGSKKVFKTSNPVIIYPSSGTGAWEAAIVNTLSPGDKVLMVETGHFATLWRALADRLKIDVEFVPGDWRHGVNPDDIEQRLAKDKQHAIKAVMVVHNETSTGVTSRIHEVRKAIDRAKHPALLMVDSISGLGSIEYDHDGWGVDVTVSCSQKGLMLPPGLGFNAVSDKALTASKANSSLRSYWDWHEIIAANKGGSWSYTPATNLLYGLKEAVAMLLEEGLDNVFARHKRYSAATRAAVETWGLENLCLDPREYSPILTAVVMPEGHDADQFRKVTLDNFDMSLGSGLSKVKGKVFRIGHLGHFNDLMLMGTLAGVEMALDLAKVPHRKGGVMAAMDVLTGRDAKSSHAKTAVA, from the coding sequence ATGTCCAACGCCTCTGTCCACACCGGACGGCATTTCCTGCAGATTCCCGGGCCGACCAATGTCCCCGACCGCGTGCTGCGGGCGATGGACATGCCGACCATCGATCATCGCGGGCCGGAATTCGCGCAGCTTGGCCTCGATGTGATCGAGGGCTCCAAGAAAGTCTTCAAGACCAGCAACCCGGTCATCATCTATCCGTCCTCCGGCACCGGCGCGTGGGAAGCCGCCATCGTCAACACGCTGTCGCCCGGCGACAAGGTGCTGATGGTCGAGACCGGCCACTTCGCGACTCTGTGGCGCGCGCTGGCCGACAGGTTGAAGATCGACGTCGAGTTCGTGCCGGGCGACTGGCGCCACGGCGTCAATCCGGATGATATCGAACAGCGTCTGGCTAAGGACAAGCAGCACGCCATCAAGGCCGTGATGGTGGTGCACAACGAAACCTCGACTGGCGTGACCAGCCGCATTCACGAGGTCCGCAAGGCGATCGATCGCGCAAAACATCCGGCGCTGCTGATGGTCGACTCGATCTCGGGCCTCGGCTCGATCGAATACGATCACGACGGCTGGGGCGTGGACGTCACCGTGTCCTGCTCGCAGAAGGGGCTGATGCTGCCGCCGGGCCTCGGCTTCAATGCGGTGTCCGACAAGGCGCTCACCGCATCGAAGGCCAACAGTTCGTTGCGGTCCTATTGGGACTGGCACGAGATCATCGCCGCCAACAAGGGCGGTTCATGGTCCTACACGCCCGCGACGAACCTTCTCTACGGTCTGAAGGAAGCCGTCGCGATGCTGCTTGAAGAGGGCCTCGACAACGTGTTCGCCCGTCACAAGCGCTATTCCGCGGCGACGCGGGCAGCGGTGGAGACATGGGGGCTCGAAAATCTCTGCCTCGATCCGCGCGAATATTCGCCGATCCTGACCGCGGTGGTGATGCCCGAAGGGCACGACGCCGATCAGTTCCGCAAGGTGACGCTCGACAATTTCGACATGTCGCTGGGCTCGGGCCTGAGCAAGGTAAAGGGCAAGGTGTTCCGCATCGGCCATCTCGGCCATTTCAACGATCTGATGCTGATGGGCACGCTGGCCGGCGTCGAGATGGCGCTGGATCTCGCGAAAGTGCCGCATCGCAAGGGCGGCGTGATGGCGGCGATGGACGTCCTCACCGGGCGCGACGCGAAGTCCTCGCATGCAAAAACGGCGGTGGCGTAA
- a CDS encoding Bug family tripartite tricarboxylate transporter substrate binding protein, which yields MKTLIKATSVLALLAATPAMAWEPAKPVEIVVAAGAGGASDQMARMMQAAIQKNNLMKQPVIVSLKGGASGAEALMYMKGSDGDPNKVLIAYSLIYMLPLSAKIPFNWRDLTPVSVIAMDQFVLWDNASGPKTVKDFIAAAKASSSPFKMGGTGSKREDHVLTVFMEKKTGAKFSYLPYKSGGEAATQLVGNHTESNVNNPSENLEVWRAGQVRALCVFDKERIAYKTKVTETQSWNDIPTCKEEGLDMQYLMLRAMFLPGKVTPEQTAFYDDLFKKVTQTTEYKEYMEKQALKPVYLNGKDMLKFLEEDDALNKSLMTEAGFVAK from the coding sequence ATGAAGACTCTGATCAAGGCGACAAGTGTGCTTGCGCTGCTGGCGGCGACACCGGCAATGGCATGGGAGCCGGCCAAGCCGGTCGAGATCGTGGTCGCGGCCGGCGCCGGCGGCGCATCCGACCAGATGGCGCGCATGATGCAGGCCGCGATCCAGAAGAACAACCTGATGAAGCAGCCCGTCATCGTGTCGCTGAAGGGCGGTGCGTCCGGCGCGGAAGCGCTGATGTACATGAAGGGCAGCGACGGCGATCCCAACAAGGTGCTGATCGCGTATTCGCTGATCTACATGCTGCCGCTGTCGGCGAAGATTCCGTTCAACTGGCGCGATCTGACGCCGGTTTCCGTGATCGCAATGGATCAGTTCGTGCTGTGGGACAATGCTTCCGGTCCGAAGACCGTGAAGGACTTCATCGCAGCCGCGAAGGCCTCCAGTTCGCCGTTCAAGATGGGCGGCACCGGCTCGAAGCGCGAAGATCACGTTCTCACCGTCTTCATGGAAAAGAAGACCGGCGCGAAGTTCTCCTACCTGCCTTACAAGTCGGGCGGCGAGGCGGCGACCCAGCTCGTCGGCAACCACACCGAGTCCAACGTCAACAATCCGTCGGAAAATCTCGAAGTCTGGCGCGCCGGGCAGGTGCGAGCGCTGTGCGTGTTCGACAAGGAGCGCATCGCCTACAAGACCAAGGTCACCGAAACGCAGTCGTGGAACGACATTCCGACCTGCAAGGAAGAAGGCCTCGACATGCAGTACCTGATGCTGCGCGCGATGTTCCTTCCCGGCAAGGTGACGCCCGAGCAGACCGCATTCTATGACGATCTGTTCAAGAAGGTGACGCAGACCACGGAATACAAGGAATACATGGAGAAGCAGGCCTTGAAGCCGGTCTATCTGAACGGCAAGGACATGCTCAAATTCCTTGAAGAGGACGATGCCCTGAACAAGTCGCTCATGACCGAAGCAGGTTTCGTCGCAAAATAA
- a CDS encoding tripartite tricarboxylate transporter TctB family protein, whose protein sequence is MAQDIEIVVEDPTAPDENSPAVTNTRTVELVVMALLLALAVLLGFDNWRTGASWDATGPEAGYFPFYLSVILGGAALYGLVTVAIKRTEGLETFVTRSQLRRVLQVFVPTLMFCLAMQWLGLYVASFLLISGFMAIIGKIAWWKSLLTAFIFVAIMFGTFDVAFDVIMPKGPLEAAFGR, encoded by the coding sequence ATGGCCCAAGACATCGAAATCGTCGTCGAAGACCCGACCGCGCCGGACGAGAATTCGCCGGCCGTCACCAACACGCGCACGGTCGAACTGGTCGTCATGGCGCTGCTGCTCGCGCTGGCGGTGTTGCTGGGCTTCGACAACTGGCGCACCGGCGCGTCATGGGATGCCACAGGCCCCGAGGCCGGCTATTTTCCGTTTTATCTCTCCGTGATCCTCGGCGGCGCGGCGCTCTACGGGCTCGTGACTGTCGCGATCAAGCGCACCGAAGGTTTGGAGACTTTCGTTACCCGTTCGCAGCTTCGCCGCGTGTTGCAGGTGTTCGTGCCGACGCTGATGTTCTGTCTGGCGATGCAATGGCTCGGTCTTTATGTCGCGAGCTTCCTGCTGATCTCGGGCTTCATGGCGATCATCGGCAAGATCGCGTGGTGGAAGTCGCTGCTCACCGCCTTCATCTTCGTCGCGATCATGTTCGGGACGTTCGATGTCGCCTTCGACGTCATCATGCCGAAGGGACCGCTCGAAGCGGCCTTCGGACGCTAG
- a CDS encoding tripartite tricarboxylate transporter permease, whose product MEALGLLFHGFAVLFTWKILALMMVGLVLGIFVGVLPGLGGPNGVAILLPLTFSMDPTSAIVMLSCIYWGALFGGAITSILFNIPGEAWSVATTFDGYPMAQQGKAAEALTAAFTSSFIGSLVAVMLITFLAPSIAGFALKFGPPEFFAVYLLTFCSFVGLGREAKHKTVISMALGLLLAGVGLDTVSGQLRMTFGSNDLLRGVNFLVAVIGLFGISEILLTMEERLALRGHAARISLRTVWSVWKDLPKYWATLVRSSVIGCWLGITPGGAIAASFMGYNLAKRFSKEKESFGKGRIEGVFAPETAAHASGTAALLPMLALGIPGSGTAAILLGGLMVWGLNPGPLLFVEHKDFVWGLIASMYLGNVVGLVLVLTTVPIFASILRVPFAAIAPMIVVSCAIGAYAIQNAMFDIWLMLLFGVVGYVFKKIGIPLAPFTLALVLGSRAEDAFRLAMIGSGGDVKVFWSNGLVGSITTLAFVLLFWPLIDKAFEGIGRLRKPANA is encoded by the coding sequence ATGGAAGCACTCGGTCTGTTGTTTCACGGCTTCGCGGTTCTCTTCACCTGGAAAATTCTAGCGCTGATGATGGTCGGGCTGGTGCTCGGCATCTTCGTCGGTGTGCTGCCGGGGCTCGGCGGCCCCAATGGCGTCGCGATCCTGCTGCCGCTCACGTTCTCGATGGATCCGACATCGGCCATCGTGATGCTGTCGTGCATCTATTGGGGCGCGCTGTTCGGCGGCGCAATCACCTCGATCCTGTTCAACATTCCGGGCGAAGCATGGTCGGTCGCGACCACCTTCGACGGCTATCCAATGGCCCAGCAGGGTAAAGCCGCGGAAGCGCTGACCGCGGCGTTCACCTCGTCGTTCATCGGCTCGCTGGTCGCGGTGATGCTGATCACGTTTCTGGCGCCGAGCATCGCCGGCTTCGCGCTGAAGTTCGGGCCGCCTGAATTCTTCGCGGTGTATCTTCTGACATTCTGTTCGTTCGTCGGCCTGGGCCGCGAAGCCAAGCACAAGACCGTCATTTCCATGGCGCTCGGCCTGCTGCTCGCGGGCGTCGGCCTCGACACCGTGTCGGGCCAGTTGCGCATGACGTTCGGCTCCAACGACCTGCTGCGCGGCGTCAACTTCCTTGTCGCGGTGATCGGTCTGTTCGGCATCAGCGAAATCCTGCTGACCATGGAAGAGCGCCTTGCGCTGCGCGGTCATGCAGCGCGTATCAGCCTGCGGACAGTCTGGAGCGTCTGGAAGGATCTGCCGAAGTACTGGGCGACACTGGTCCGCTCGTCCGTCATCGGATGCTGGCTCGGCATCACGCCGGGCGGCGCCATTGCAGCCTCGTTCATGGGCTACAATCTCGCCAAGCGATTTTCCAAGGAAAAGGAATCGTTCGGCAAGGGCCGCATCGAAGGCGTGTTCGCACCCGAGACAGCCGCCCACGCATCGGGCACGGCGGCGCTGCTGCCGATGCTGGCGCTCGGCATTCCCGGCTCCGGCACCGCAGCGATCCTGCTCGGCGGCCTGATGGTGTGGGGTCTTAATCCCGGCCCGCTGCTGTTCGTGGAGCACAAGGATTTCGTCTGGGGCCTGATCGCCTCGATGTATCTCGGCAACGTCGTCGGCCTCGTGCTGGTGCTGACGACCGTGCCGATCTTTGCCTCGATCCTGCGCGTGCCGTTCGCCGCTATCGCGCCGATGATCGTGGTGTCGTGTGCGATCGGCGCCTACGCGATCCAGAATGCGATGTTCGACATCTGGCTGATGCTGCTGTTCGGCGTGGTCGGTTACGTCTTCAAGAAGATCGGCATTCCGCTGGCGCCGTTCACGCTGGCGCTGGTGCTCGGCAGCCGAGCCGAGGATGCGTTCCGCCTTGCCATGATCGGATCGGGCGGGGACGTGAAGGTGTTCTGGTCGAACGGTCTCGTCGGCTCGATCACGACGCTGGCGTTCGTGCTGCTGTTCTGGCCGCTGATCGACAAGGCGTTCGAAGGCATCGGACGCCTGCGGAAACCGGCGAACGCGTAG
- a CDS encoding amidase family protein: MNDIWRLSAADLAAHIRSRKLSAREAAQAALDRLNAVNPAINAVVDHRPEDTLAQADAVDAALAKGENPGALAGVPITIKVNIDQAGFATTNGVKLQRDLVAQTNSPVVDNLRKAGAVIVGRTNAPAFSYRWFTTNLLHGDTKNPRDPSITPGGSSGGAASAVTAGIGHIAHGTDIAGSIRYPAYACGVHGLRPSLGRIPAFNAALPERPIGPQITAVSGPIARTVGDVRLALHAMAQRDVRDPWWVPAPLEGPARRKHAAICLRPGGLETVKEVTDAVVDAGKRLERAGWSVEEITEIPPFEEAAELQVKLWLADGYDAMLDAAEREGDPGALAVLRGHEKMARSIDLAAFSKALTRRATLVRAWETFFETYAVIVMPPCGELPFPWQLDLKDDASFRRVWRAQMPQIALPFIGMPGLTVSTGLVGRIPVGVQIVAGRYREDLCLLAGEAIEAGGVPASPIDPVLA, translated from the coding sequence ATGAACGACATCTGGCGACTCTCGGCAGCCGATCTTGCGGCGCACATCCGCTCACGCAAGCTCTCGGCGAGGGAGGCCGCGCAGGCCGCCCTCGACCGATTGAATGCTGTCAATCCCGCGATCAATGCCGTGGTCGATCATCGGCCCGAAGACACGCTGGCACAGGCCGACGCAGTGGATGCCGCGCTTGCGAAGGGCGAAAACCCCGGCGCGCTCGCAGGTGTACCGATCACGATCAAGGTCAACATCGACCAAGCCGGATTCGCTACCACGAACGGCGTGAAGTTGCAGCGTGACCTGGTGGCGCAGACCAATAGTCCGGTGGTGGACAATCTGCGCAAGGCAGGCGCGGTGATTGTCGGGCGCACCAACGCACCGGCATTCTCGTACCGCTGGTTCACGACCAATTTGCTGCATGGCGACACGAAGAATCCGCGCGATCCATCGATCACGCCGGGCGGATCGTCAGGCGGGGCGGCGTCGGCGGTGACCGCCGGCATCGGCCACATCGCGCACGGCACCGACATCGCGGGCTCGATCCGGTATCCGGCCTATGCCTGCGGGGTTCACGGCCTTCGTCCTTCGCTCGGACGCATTCCCGCATTCAATGCCGCGCTCCCGGAGCGGCCCATCGGCCCCCAGATCACGGCGGTCTCCGGCCCGATTGCGCGCACCGTCGGCGACGTACGGCTGGCGCTTCATGCCATGGCGCAGCGCGATGTGCGCGATCCATGGTGGGTGCCGGCACCGCTTGAAGGGCCTGCGCGGCGCAAGCACGCTGCGATATGCTTGCGCCCCGGCGGCCTTGAGACGGTAAAGGAAGTCACCGACGCGGTCGTGGACGCCGGCAAGCGGCTGGAGCGGGCAGGCTGGAGCGTCGAGGAAATCACCGAGATTCCGCCGTTCGAAGAAGCGGCAGAGTTGCAGGTCAAGCTGTGGCTCGCGGACGGCTACGACGCGATGCTCGATGCCGCCGAGCGCGAAGGTGATCCCGGCGCGCTTGCGGTGCTGCGCGGTCACGAGAAGATGGCGCGCTCGATCGACCTCGCTGCATTCTCCAAAGCGCTGACGCGGCGCGCGACGCTGGTCCGCGCCTGGGAGACGTTCTTCGAAACCTATGCCGTGATCGTGATGCCGCCGTGCGGCGAACTGCCGTTCCCGTGGCAACTCGATTTGAAGGACGACGCGTCGTTCAGGCGTGTGTGGCGGGCGCAGATGCCGCAGATCGCACTGCCGTTCATCGGCATGCCGGGACTGACGGTTTCGACCGGGCTGGTCGGCCGCATTCCTGTCGGCGTTCAGATCGTCGCCGGACGTTACAGGGAAGATCTCTGCTTGCTGGCGGGCGAGGCGATCGAGGCGGGCGGCGTGCCCGCAAGCCCGATCGATCCGGTGCTGGCCTGA
- a CDS encoding MFS transporter yields MSQTKTADRGEPAEASAPMPASNGKVGVYLALLQLFFTLGWTIYVVYLPQLAAKVWLPPGAVIVILLVDQAIFTITDTLMGIAADRMTPIVGRLSRVVIWLTVVSCAAFIALPFVADLGPNAKIALIALTMTWVVTSSALRAPPLALLGKFAAKPSIPMLSCLVMFGYGIAGAVSPYLGVVLRNHDPRIPFVVSTVVLLLTALMMSWIERQLREGKLSVPERKPLAVSKSWGTLALIFIVAVLVLALGYQLHFSVNSAQLFLRFAKQPDLQWLMPVYWIGFNIAMFPASFVTRRLGGLLVIGCAGLLGAGAVFGMENATGLNTMIAMQFLAGAAWGCILMSAVAAAIAVSGGAEGKVLGLMFSALALATFARIAAVAGGLTKDPAYQALLQWTPILCWALAGAALLMIAVTRLRKWRESANPADAPV; encoded by the coding sequence ATGAGCCAGACAAAGACAGCGGACCGGGGCGAACCGGCGGAAGCGTCTGCGCCGATGCCGGCGAGCAACGGCAAGGTCGGCGTCTATCTCGCGCTGCTGCAACTGTTCTTCACGCTGGGCTGGACGATCTATGTCGTCTACCTGCCGCAGCTCGCCGCCAAGGTCTGGCTTCCTCCCGGCGCCGTCATCGTCATTCTTCTGGTCGATCAGGCGATCTTCACCATCACCGATACGCTGATGGGCATCGCGGCCGATCGCATGACGCCGATCGTCGGGCGGCTCAGCCGCGTCGTGATCTGGCTGACGGTGGTGTCCTGCGCGGCGTTCATCGCGCTGCCGTTCGTCGCCGACCTCGGCCCGAACGCGAAGATCGCACTGATCGCGCTGACGATGACATGGGTCGTCACATCGTCGGCGTTGCGCGCGCCGCCGCTCGCCTTGCTCGGCAAGTTCGCGGCAAAACCGTCGATTCCGATGCTGTCGTGTCTGGTCATGTTCGGCTACGGCATCGCCGGTGCGGTCTCGCCGTATCTCGGCGTCGTGCTGCGCAATCACGATCCGCGCATTCCCTTTGTGGTCTCGACTGTGGTGCTGCTGCTCACCGCGCTGATGATGTCGTGGATCGAGCGCCAGTTGCGCGAAGGCAAGTTGAGCGTGCCGGAGCGCAAGCCACTTGCAGTGTCGAAATCATGGGGCACGCTGGCGCTGATCTTCATCGTCGCGGTATTGGTTCTTGCGCTTGGCTATCAGCTGCACTTCAGCGTCAACAGCGCGCAGTTGTTCCTGCGGTTCGCCAAGCAGCCCGATCTGCAATGGCTGATGCCGGTGTACTGGATCGGCTTCAACATCGCGATGTTTCCAGCGAGCTTCGTCACGCGGCGGCTCGGCGGATTGCTGGTGATCGGCTGCGCGGGACTGCTCGGCGCGGGCGCGGTGTTCGGGATGGAGAATGCCACCGGGCTGAACACCATGATCGCGATGCAGTTCCTGGCCGGCGCGGCGTGGGGCTGCATCCTGATGAGCGCGGTCGCGGCCGCCATCGCGGTCAGCGGCGGCGCGGAAGGCAAGGTGCTCGGCCTGATGTTCTCCGCGCTGGCGCTGGCGACATTCGCGCGCATCGCCGCCGTGGCAGGCGGCCTGACGAAGGACCCCGCCTATCAGGCCTTGCTGCAATGGACGCCGATCCTGTGCTGGGCGCTGGCCGGCGCGGCATTGCTGATGATCGCGGTCACGCGGCTTCGCAAATGGCGGGAGAGTGCAAATCCCGCCGATGCACCTGTCTAG
- a CDS encoding CaiB/BaiF CoA transferase family protein: MGQGIFEGLKVIDCASFIAAPAAATALSDFGADVIKIEPPGAGDPVRNLPNLPGYPISPHNYAWMLEGRNKKSLALDLSKPEGQAVLRKLAADCDVFITNFPPPVRKKLGVTYKDLAPLNDRLVYASFTGYGEIGAEADKPGFDSNAWWARSGLMDLVRETDESTPARSMPGMGDHPCAMSMFAGIATALYQRERTGKGTQVMSNLMVNGIWSNGIYAQAALCGATFQKRPPRDRALNAVTCHYKCSDDRWIILSLLNEDKQWPVFVKVIGREELAADPRFENKPIRHKNAPALIAILDEVFATKPLAHWRKTLDGNGLIFGVVGISADVPDDPQMRETEAVVQFADSDLRTINTPIFIEGAQKVQPRMAPHVGQNSDEVLAAAGFSAAEIAKMRAAGIVA; this comes from the coding sequence ATGGGTCAGGGAATTTTCGAAGGTCTCAAGGTCATCGACTGCGCCAGTTTCATCGCGGCCCCCGCGGCGGCGACGGCGCTGTCCGATTTCGGGGCCGACGTCATCAAGATCGAACCGCCGGGTGCAGGCGATCCGGTCCGCAACCTGCCTAATTTGCCGGGATACCCCATCAGCCCGCACAACTATGCGTGGATGCTGGAAGGCCGCAACAAGAAGAGCCTCGCGCTCGACCTGAGCAAGCCCGAAGGTCAGGCCGTGCTGCGCAAGCTCGCCGCCGATTGCGACGTGTTCATCACCAATTTCCCGCCTCCGGTCCGCAAGAAGCTCGGCGTCACCTACAAGGACCTCGCCCCGCTCAACGACCGGCTGGTATACGCATCGTTCACGGGCTACGGCGAGATCGGCGCGGAGGCCGACAAGCCGGGCTTCGACAGCAACGCATGGTGGGCGCGCTCGGGTCTGATGGACCTGGTGCGCGAAACCGACGAGTCGACACCGGCCCGCTCGATGCCCGGCATGGGCGATCATCCCTGTGCCATGTCGATGTTCGCAGGCATCGCCACCGCGCTCTATCAGCGCGAGCGCACCGGCAAGGGTACGCAGGTGATGTCGAACCTGATGGTCAACGGCATCTGGTCCAACGGCATCTACGCGCAGGCGGCCCTCTGCGGCGCGACCTTCCAGAAGCGCCCGCCGCGCGACCGCGCGCTGAATGCTGTCACCTGCCACTACAAGTGCAGCGATGACCGCTGGATCATCCTGTCGCTGCTCAACGAGGACAAGCAGTGGCCGGTGTTCGTGAAAGTGATCGGACGCGAAGAGCTCGCGGCCGATCCTCGCTTCGAGAACAAGCCGATCCGACACAAGAACGCTCCGGCACTGATCGCGATCCTCGACGAGGTGTTCGCGACCAAGCCGCTCGCCCACTGGCGCAAGACTCTCGACGGCAACGGACTCATTTTCGGCGTTGTCGGCATCTCCGCCGACGTCCCGGACGATCCGCAGATGCGCGAGACTGAAGCCGTCGTGCAGTTTGCAGACAGCGACCTGCGCACCATCAACACGCCGATCTTCATCGAGGGTGCGCAGAAAGTTCAGCCGCGCATGGCGCCCCATGTCGGCCAGAACAGCGATGAGGTACTGGCGGCGGCGGGCTTCAGTGCCGCGGAAATCGCTAAGATGCGGGCGGCGGGGATCGTGGCTTAA
- a CDS encoding phenylacetate--CoA ligase family protein: MTDHYDALETRSPSERDADLFARLPGVLRAAAKAPAYAERFKGIDLASITSRAALAKLPVLRKSELPALHKAAPPFGGFVSQPSGSFGRLFTSPGPIFEPEVAADDPWRGARAVFAAGFRPGDIMLNTFSYHLTPGGFIFDSSARALGCAVIPGGPGNTEQQFELIETYRPVGYSGTPDFLKILLDTADKTGRDISSIKRALVSGAAFPKSLQDEMKARGVDAYQNFGTADLGIVAYETAAREGLVVNENIIVEIVRPGTGEPVADGDVGEIVVTTLDPHHPWVRLALGDLSAVLAGQSPCGRTNMRIKGWMGRADQTTKVKGMFVRPEQIAEIGKRHPELGRLRLVVTRDKEVDVMTLSAECPSSGESLRDEVASTLRAVTKLQGNVTLVAPGSLPNDGKAISDERKND, translated from the coding sequence ATGACCGACCACTACGATGCTCTCGAAACCCGCTCGCCATCCGAGCGCGACGCCGACCTGTTCGCGCGGCTGCCCGGCGTGCTGCGCGCGGCGGCGAAAGCACCGGCCTATGCGGAGCGCTTCAAGGGCATCGACCTCGCCTCCATCACCAGCCGCGCCGCTCTCGCCAAACTGCCGGTGCTGCGCAAATCCGAACTGCCCGCGCTGCACAAGGCCGCGCCACCGTTCGGCGGCTTCGTGTCGCAGCCCAGCGGTTCGTTCGGCCGCCTGTTCACCTCGCCCGGCCCGATTTTCGAGCCGGAAGTCGCCGCCGACGATCCATGGCGCGGCGCGCGCGCAGTGTTCGCCGCAGGTTTTCGCCCCGGCGACATCATGCTCAACACCTTCAGCTATCACCTGACGCCCGGCGGCTTCATCTTCGATAGCTCCGCCCGCGCGCTCGGCTGCGCCGTGATCCCCGGCGGTCCCGGCAACACCGAACAGCAGTTTGAGCTGATCGAAACCTATCGCCCCGTCGGCTATTCCGGCACGCCGGATTTTCTGAAGATCCTGCTCGACACGGCGGACAAGACCGGCCGCGACATCTCCTCGATCAAACGCGCGCTGGTATCGGGCGCGGCATTCCCCAAGTCGCTGCAGGACGAAATGAAGGCGCGCGGCGTCGACGCCTACCAGAACTTCGGCACCGCCGACCTCGGCATCGTCGCCTACGAGACTGCGGCGCGCGAAGGCCTGGTGGTCAACGAGAACATCATTGTTGAAATCGTGCGCCCGGGAACCGGTGAGCCGGTGGCGGACGGCGACGTCGGCGAAATCGTCGTCACCACGCTCGATCCGCATCATCCGTGGGTTCGCCTGGCGCTCGGCGATCTCAGCGCCGTGCTGGCCGGGCAAAGCCCCTGCGGCCGGACCAATATGCGCATCAAGGGCTGGATGGGCCGCGCCGACCAGACCACCAAGGTCAAGGGCATGTTCGTCCGACCCGAGCAGATCGCCGAAATCGGCAAGCGTCACCCCGAACTGGGGCGGCTGCGCCTTGTCGTCACGCGCGACAAGGAGGTCGATGTCATGACCCTGTCTGCGGAATGCCCGTCAAGCGGCGAATCCCTCCGGGATGAGGTTGCATCGACCCTGCGTGCCGTGACAAAGCTACAGGGCAATGTCACCCTCGTGGCACCGGGTTCGCTGCCAAACGACGGCAAGGCGATCTCGGACGAGCGCAAAAACGACTGA
- a CDS encoding ABC transporter ATP-binding protein, producing the protein MQTAAEPNAKPAPAATAAPLLAVRNIEVVYDNVILVLRGLSMDVPKGAIVALLGANGAGKSTTLKAISGLLKTEDGEVTRGEIVFDGERIDGIDPDKIVRRGIFQVMEGRRIIADMTALENLRLGAYTRSDKNVDDDIDMVYKYFPRLKERTGLAGYLSGGEQQMLAIGRAMMARPKMILMDEPSMGLSPLLVKEVFGIIKQINRDLGVTILLVEQNARAALSVASHGYIMEQGKVVLDGTAAELRDNEDVKEFYLGGAGDQRKSFKNLKSFKRRKRWL; encoded by the coding sequence GTGCAAACAGCCGCTGAACCCAATGCAAAGCCTGCTCCCGCTGCAACAGCCGCGCCGCTGCTGGCCGTGCGCAACATCGAGGTCGTTTACGACAACGTCATCCTCGTGCTGCGCGGCCTGAGCATGGACGTGCCGAAGGGCGCGATCGTGGCGCTGCTCGGCGCCAACGGCGCGGGCAAGTCGACCACGCTGAAGGCGATCTCCGGCCTGCTCAAGACCGAGGACGGCGAAGTCACCCGCGGCGAGATCGTGTTCGACGGTGAGCGCATCGACGGCATCGATCCCGACAAAATTGTACGCCGTGGAATTTTTCAGGTGATGGAAGGCCGCCGCATCATCGCGGACATGACCGCGCTGGAAAACCTGCGGCTCGGCGCTTACACCCGCAGCGACAAGAACGTCGATGACGACATCGACATGGTCTACAAGTATTTTCCGCGCCTCAAGGAACGCACCGGCCTTGCCGGTTACCTCTCCGGCGGCGAGCAGCAGATGCTGGCGATCGGCCGCGCGATGATGGCGCGCCCGAAGATGATCCTGATGGACGAGCCGTCGATGGGTCTGTCGCCGCTGCTGGTCAAGGAAGTGTTCGGTATCATCAAGCAGATCAACCGCGACCTCGGCGTCACCATCCTGCTGGTGGAGCAGAATGCGCGCGCGGCGCTCTCCGTCGCGAGCCATGGTTACATCATGGAGCAAGGCAAGGTCGTTCTTGACGGCACCGCCGCCGAACTGCGCGACAACGAGGACGTCAAGGAATTCTATCTCGGCGGCGCGGGCGACCAGCGCAAGAGTTTCAAGAACCTGAAGAGCTTCAAGCGCCGCAAGCGCTGGCTGTAA